Within the Maniola hyperantus chromosome 7, iAphHyp1.2, whole genome shotgun sequence genome, the region TTAGATATTGCGAGCCCTTTGTTCTTAGCCGGAGTGCCGCTCAGTATCGACGAGATTATGTTTCGCGGTCGCATCGTGCCATAGCCGTTCAGTTCTTCCAGACTATCTCCTAGAGCAAGGAAATAAATACTTtagttgtaaaataattatttctaaaGCAGGCTACTCACACTCCCATACCCTTCCCGTTTCGAGGAGGGTATGGGTGTTTTTTTCTTGCTTGGTGTagtacggtattttacaccaagcaagaaaaaatctaaaaatgtataaacaagatagtttTCAGTTTATAAAACGATATAAtgacttttataatttttatttacgcATTATACCGTAGCCGCTATCTTTATTGCGCcggtgacgtcacatggattgaagttgtaatgtatttgatttcactaagaaaatgtCGTTGTTtatcaatccgtgtgacgtcatcacaGTTCATGAGTTTTTAAAGATGGCGGGTAACGTGTTCGCACCGTTTGAAATGCATAATTTAGATGCATTTTTATGGCACTTATTGATGGAATAAAAATTTTGTGATtatttggtagtttattatcactttaggattaaaattatacacttttcaaaaaagggtgaAATAGCCTATTTTTTGAACGTATCAAATAACGAGAACAAAGACGGATACAGTAATTAAGAATCCTTTCCTCACAAAGTTAGTTGTAAATTTCTCGAGCAGTAttggaaataataaataaaggctttgaCCTAGATAAGTTACTAGCCAGACATGGTGGCTTTGAAAGGAAGTACCTACATTGATGTGACTAATCAACATGGCATAGAACTCTATTTGGTAACCTGCTTCCAGATGTCTCATTACTTGGCATTTTAGTCTTTGTTCTAATATTCTTACCATGAGAACTTGGTATTTCTTTGTCATCAACTTACACCGTGCACAACAAGTGACAAATCAccgtttttatttcataaaaaatagTAGATATAATTTGTTCTTGCTTCTACTGCCTTAGTTACAGTCAACGGTCAAGGAGTGGACGGAAATCCGAAAAATTCAcagttcaaagttcaaaccacATCCGTTTATGCGCTATTGTTATGCTCCTAGTAGAAAGCTTTACCTAATattcttagaaaaaaaatatggtaCGATATTTTGTGGTATTATATCAAACACTTCACATGTAATCGGTCTATTAAGCGATTGATTTAACACAGAATAAAGCAGCTACTGTCCTATACAACAATGAGCAAGCTTATGCTCTAATCCGTTAAACCAGATCAATCTGTGGGTAGTAACGTGCAGTAGGtattagtccgcgacaggttgagttagcaatcggggtatggggccgcccagcacacccgcacgtcacccgtgctcgcccgcaccggattagcgcgggtgatgtgctggtgtgcagggcgttccctccacagttaccatctcgacctgtcgcgtgcaaTAGGTATGCACTCTATGGATCGCCAGCCCTCTACACACAGACATAAGCGTTACCTATTGTTCCATGTGTTACGGATCTCCGCAAacacctgcttctatccaaaatATAGTTTACcttacgctggccatacacgatcaagtttacagCGGACGTGAAGCAGCATCCAGTAAACTAatagccatacaccgtcaaGTGTGCATGACATCATATGGCCAGTGTCATAGATGTATGAATTTTGCATGTGTAAagtaaactaaatattttattagcttGGGTGCAAAAACCGCAGCGTAGGTAATCTCTACGCGTCTCGTTTACGTCATACATAAACCGTCATTACACGTCATTTAACTTTGAATAAAAGGCTTGTAAGCAACATGTACCTATTTACCTCAACATCCACGATTCTTTCagtacttataaaaatatagcagGGTCATTCGCGTGGTTTAGAATAGActaaaaaatcccgtaggaactctttggcttttcggaataaaaaatagcttctGTCCATCTCCAGGAAGGACTAACTAACTACACTAACTACTACTAGCTACAAACTAACAAATTACACCTCTCTATAAGAGTATAGATTGGGAAAGTGTATTTTTGGCCGGACACAACGTTTGCCGCGTGTGGTCCGCGCTGATTTTTGTGGATTATCAAAACATCTTGGCGTATTTCGAAAATGGtattcacagttcacacattGCCTAGCACTTGCCGAATGGGCCAGTGTGCACTACAGCCGATCATCTGCTTGGCGACGGCTGGCATCTCGTCTACAACATACAACTGGAAATTTCTGTAGATGTCGGTCCTATTGTTATTTTGTCACGGCTCAATCGCTGAACATAATAAGTTTGGCACGAAAATATCTAGCTTGCATTCTGAACGTTgacatttttaaggttccgtacctcaaaaggaaaaagaaacccttatatgatcacttcgttgtttgtctgtctgtcaagatacctaAACGCCGtcgttcccgttgacctagaatcatgataagcaggtaggtaggtcttatagcacacgtaaataATAGGgaggtaattttaaattaatagccTTAAATATTGTAAGCTTATCTTTTCTCTATGAGAAGATAGATCACTTCATAGAAACCTTGAGCTCTTAATCTTAGATGAGAGGTCGAGGCATTCTATAAATAGACTTGCCTTGtaatgaaaaatttattttcttctaGGGCTTTCCGATAAGGTAGCTTTTAACTCATAGGTACTTGATAGAGTAGATATTAAAGTgaactcatttttagggttccgtacttcaaaaggaaaaaaggaacccttataggatcactttgttgtctgtctgttgtctttcaagaaaacctatagggtactttctgttgacctagaatcatgaaattaccAGGTACGTCCGAAAAAGTTTACgtaggaaaaatccgaaaaccgtgaatttgcggttacatcacaaaaaatatcctaattttcacataatattatatatggcAACGTCCGTCACTAACTaccagtgttctacataaaagtgttaggtatacctTGTACGGTGACGGTCCTACTCGCACTTGACGAGTTTTTTTGAATTATGTGCAATAACTCAGAATTTATAAGGCTCTGATAGACAGATGGATGGACAAAATATGCAAATTCGCCAAGTAGACTCGGTTACCTCGCGTCACTCGGTCAAACATAGAACGGTCATAATAACGGGAATTGACTGCATCATTCAATTGAAATCCTTAAACAAAATCGCAACAGTATGGTAACAACAGTACCAAAAATACTAACAAAAACGTTATAGGTATCTAATTCTGTACATTCGCTACCTCATTAAAACGATGCGCTCTGCTGGATAAGCTTATGGCATCTGAATGAGTTAGCGCACCGTGAAAGTTActggattaaaaattaaataatttagtgCAAGATAACAAACAAGCGCCACAAAAACTACATGTCACGACAATGTTTGACGAACAATCGTACAAATTCAGTcgtagataggtactttataGAATAGTTTCATTGTCTTTTTGTTCGTTAACCTTCTAAACTTCCCTTTAAAACGTTGGTCTTCTGAGTTCTACTCACTTCGAGGAGCAGACACCCTAAGGCTTGATTACTTTATTTGGTTGGTTGTTGGAAGTAAATTTCTATgttctataatatattatatttgtcatacaaaatactaaaatacgtagcgagaccaataattagtCTTTAGTATACTAGTGGTACACTTTGATTCAACTCAAATCAGCGTCTACTTTTACTCAAACTACAAATACCTTaccaatcaaatcaaatcaaatcaaatcaaatcttaTCAAATTCGAAAATGtgaatgtctgtctgttagatATGGCTGTTTTCATGGCTCAAccgctgaactgattttgaaagaTACAAAGATAGCTTTCAAAGACTTCAAAGATggatgtaggctacttttttatcctgAACAATCAAAAgatcccacggcatttttaaaaacctaaatccacgcggacatttCGCGAGCATCTTAAACCAGCATTTTTCTAACTCTTGAACTAGGCAATTACTACTGTtacccgtgactttatccgcgtccCGCGGGAACAGTCTTTTCccgtgaattttcaaaaaaaaatctttcatacaaaccacaaacacaacaaaaaaagaattaaccaaTTCTAAAGGTCTATATACAATACTTTCGGCCACGTTCTGTACAGTATACTTTTGGATAAAGTAgatttctaatggtgaaagaattattaaaattggttcagcAGTTTCAGAGTTTATATAGATTACAAACAATCAAATCTTTccgctttataatattacttatatagaAAAATGTTTCAAAATTTCGAGAATATCTACAGACAATGTTCCATAAACATACCTTGCAAGGATGATTCTACACCTTATCACAATAAGTCACAAGAGTGTCACATTCTATGCTAATATGCCATTGCAATGATTGCCATATCAGACCTGTACAATGGGCCATAAATTTAAACATAGTACTCTGCTGCCTTAAAAATAAGACCGATTTTATgatttatatgtataaataattataacctAAGGTCGCCCATCGTATATTCGCGTCAATGCAATATTCGCACATAAAAGTAACCATTAGCAAAAACTTTACAAAATTCTATACCAAAGTAGGTCACCTTATTACCTCAATTGAGAAATTAGATAAAGAATCGGCTTTTAACTGGAGTCTCGGAGCAATTATCGTGTATCCTTCACAGGCACTTGTGGAGGAACTCGATTGATTTACTAAACATGTTACAATCCTCAATCAATATACATtataattgaaattaattaaaaaaacggaTCAAGTGTGAGTCATACTCCcacacggacggacggacggacggacggtcttgtatcatcatacaagaaataacacaaaaaaaaattgcagctACAAATTCTCATATGCTATAAGAGAttgctgcctgccaaatttaatcATTCTATGTCTACAGggagtgccctataggttttgattcccatGATGGGTCTTAACAGacaagacagacaacgaagtgatcctagaagGGGTCTTCTTTATCTCTGGAGATACAAACTAAAAACAACCATCACTAATAAAAAACCTTATCTTTATACTACTTGACCTGCCCCAGCTTAGCACTACCTATTCCATAGACAAAGTATGATATTAGAATACTGATAAACATTCCTGTGAAATAActgaaatataacaaaaaccGTATTGAATAATTGCAATGAGAAGTGTTGTTACCTACCATTTTTTTACCAAAATCAATCCTGTTACTAATAGGAAATAGGAAAGAAATGAACATGTATGTTATGTACTACttagataatttttaaatacacatcaaaattATGGAACTGACGGGATTACAATCTTGCTCATTATCACACTATATATATATCACACTGAGATCTTTTGACGTCTAGGCTAAGGTTGCAAGGATGGCACTATTGCCAATTTAACTATTAAGGTTAGGCAGTTTATTCCGGGTTGGGTCTTTTGGATTTAATGCTCAAGTGTATGAAGTGCTGGGATAACCAAACCTGTAGGTTTAACTgctgatgtgtggcacaattttcaaaaataaacatttttctcttttctttcttttaaaatgTGTGTAAAACACAAAATTAGAACCAGTTTTTGTTAAGTGGGTGGATGAGTAAGACAGAGGACTATGTGCAGTAAACTCTCTCCAAATTGACTGAGTCCAGCATTCAACACATACAAgctgatggatggatgaaaTTTGACTCACCTTTCCTTTGTATAATAACCCTGAGAAGTGGTCTTGCTGTGAGCAAAGCCCTAGCCAAGTTATCATCATTGTTGATAGGCAACAAATCACCATCTCGAGGATCTGTGTAGCTGATCAGGAAAGCCACATCATGCAGTCTATGAAGTTTTTCTATTAATGCTTTGAAGTCCTCATATTTTAGTTTCTCTGTCCTATTCAGTGAGAAGCGACGGAATTCTGCATCAAACTGGAAagacaatttcatttttatgtaaagctgcaattaatatttaaacattatttaaattaaagccCGAGAAGTAAAACAGACATTTTAATTCACCTTTCATGGCTCATTTTGTTATGAAAACTGTTTTCATCATTATTTCAACAAATCAAAATATACACATAGTATAGTCACAATATaacatataatataacatagGTACACTATCCAAGTCAAAGAGTTAttcaagtttgtatgttttattttaatatttttaagtacttttaatttagatttaagtttatttaatagaattgagTCAAAGAGTCTCATTTGCTAGCTTTCTTATTTTGTCAAAAGTCATTGGTCAATAGATTGGTGTaagtttacttttatttaataacttgaTCAGGATGATTACAATTGTAATcattacttaataacttaatcTAAATTATGACCAAAAAGCTATTAAGAAATAGTTTAACTGAGTCTTTTCACAAAATGCCTGTCCTGCTTGGATAAAGGAGGATTCATAATGATGATATGAAATATACTATAGTTGTAAAGTTCAATTAACCAAATGGAGGAAAATTGCAGTGAGGATCTAAGGGTTATTGTACCACAAGAAGTAcctaaataaagtaaattatgtcgacagtaaataattttattattctctATAATTATGTAGAGAATATGCTTTATATTTTGGCCTAAGcaattttcagatttattctaGTCATGCAGATTGCAAATAAATTCGATTAGTTAATACTGTTATCTCCATAACTTTACtagaatttaaattaattaattatcaattaCAGACCTGCAgatcaatttttttgtttactttaaCTTATCCCTGGGTCAAGTTTTTATCAATAGGATAGATAAACTGATAGTAAACAGTTCTATAACACCTTTCAGATTTGAAGGTAAAGTCCAGGGGATAGGGAAACTCAAATATTTAGTAGTTTCATTGCAAAAATATGAATCACAATCTTTTAAAGTAAGGAAATTAGAAATTTTGCTCCCACATACCTTAGTCTTAACTTCAACACTTTGGCTGTCGATTCGAGCGGCGATTTTGTTTTTCGACATCTCGAAAGCATTTATCACAATACTATAATTAGATTATCTTTAAACAATTTAGGCACttattttgataattattaacattgtaaaaatcaaaagtttcaaATTGATTAGACTTCATTCAACACCACTCTCGCGTCGTAATTTTGGACAGTTCTGTTTGGTTTACAGAATATTTCTTGCATTAGTAATATTTAACCAATCACACTAGTGTTGCTGGCAAAAGCTGGGCTTTTATTGGTTGAAAGTTTGAAACTTAAACATCTATTACAAAATGCTCTTAGAAAACAAATAGTTCCTTATAACGCATACCTACACCTCAAAAccaacataaaataattttacgtGAATTTTACCTATTTTACCAACAACATCCTACTCTATGCTCGTggcggtcaagcggcttgacgtcaagtacgttaatttttgcttgagtcaagcattttgactgTTGACAAAATTTGCTTGATCCTCCTTGaatcaagcatttacgtgcttgacgcgtgattgttgcgattttatatttttgcttgacgcgacgttcgggCAGCGTTCGATGTATGAGAAAAGTAGCGTTTGCTTGATTAAGCTGCTTGAAGGGCACatcaagcggcttgatcaagcaaaacaaatctataTTCTACTTGCTTAACGTCAAGCCATTTAACCGTCCCGAAACCGCTTTAGGCTCATAAAAGCTAGAATTCAGAGCCGTAAAGGCAGTTAAAAACAATTATAagacgtagtgattatatactctttggtggTCATCCGTCATTATAATGCCGGCGCCACACATTGGATATATTGGCTACAAGTTAACTATGGATTTGCCAATACACCAATGTGTAGATCGGGCTTGGACACAAACTGAACATTGCGTCCAATAGCCAATGTCAACCTGCCATGTGTTGGTTTTTGTATACGTTCAAAGGGGAGGGGAGTGAAGGGGGTAGGCGGGCGCGCAACTTGGGTCCAACGTCGCTTCTCGATCCACACATTGTGTGCATCAGTCTCAGTCAGTAGGCACTCTGGAGTCTGGCTTAGTGCGCGTTGGACGTGCGACATGAATTCTACATATTATGAGTGTTCGGATGTGAATTAGACTTACTTTATTCGATCAGCGTGCATTTTATCATCCAGAATAGCCTTTTCCTTGGTTTATTTTTCCTAACTGCAGGCTGAACttgatttaaaatataataataatatgtgctcaATGGGTGGGCGTAAGTATAGTCAGAGCTAATAGTTTTCCATTCATGACTGCTGTTCGTAAAGAATAATTTGCATCTGCTCGAATATTCAACGGTCCAACTTTGCAATGCTCTTGGCTAGTgtgttttcaaaaatgtgtTGCAGGCAGCAATTATGTGGCCGCATTGGGTTCAATAACTGGCCATTCAATTCGTAGCCAAGCTTGGAACAAAATCATATCCAATGTGTAGCGCCGGCATAAAGATTAAaacatccagggccgtaaaataaataaaaaaaagaagattcaaaatgttaaatttattagaaaaacaaaaatcttaaaagtaaaaatgaaacaattaaaaaatacagATGCGGAGCGCTTAAACCCATGTTTAAAggtattttcagtttttaacTAGTTTTACTGAATGAGTTATATAACcaataaactttatttttaactttcaggAGCAAGAAAAGTCGTATCAGTGCCTTAATAAAAACGGATTTGATCACGAAAAGTGTGAACCTTATTTTGATAACTATAACACCTGTAAGAAATTCTGGGTAAGCCATTTATTCGTTTTTGCATTACCATAAAGTGTGCTCTGCGAAGGCAACCATTGCATAATATTTATAAGCCTCCCTCAGTTTCATAGCCGATATTATATGAGGGGTTTGTGGCCTTGTATGTAGTGACAGCAGAATGCAGATCACTTGTGAACACTTTTGACCTGAGTGAACCTTTTTACTTCCTTAGGACCTCTAAGAGCATGTTAAgcttacaatacaatacaatagtgtatatagtaataaattacaatacaatagtgtaagaCTGAGACTAAAAGTTGAAATCCCATATTCTTAATTGAGATGTACGGGGCAGGATCTGAGAGCTTACCACATCCAAGACAACATGTGATTAATGGATCTCTATCCATTAACTTCACTCTTCATCACTAAATTCACTAAGGGAGTTGCACTAAGTTTCTTTTCTTCAAGAGTCTTTTATatcaaatatgtatattaaacAGAGCTCTTATATGGTTGAGACAGTGGAAATAGTGGATTGTTTGTACAAGAGaataaaatgggttttatgaccGAATTATACACTCTGCTTTTGACATTGATTGTgaggaaatgaaacaataatattatgataataagtaCCGCATATGTCTATTTAgttgaaattaattaaagtgAAGTTCTAAAATTTTGTAATGAGAGTGTATAGCTCTCAGGTCGGGAGACCTATATAACCTCACTTTAAGTGAATTTATTATGGAAAATGTTACTGGCACTATAGAAATTCAAATtacatacttacaatttttttctggCCTCATAGATTCTTGGTTACTTTACACACTTCACTTTCACTCTACTTCATGCACTAGAGCATAAAAAGCAGTTTTAGTCCTCTCACAAGCTTTATCtgcatgagaagtgaaaaaatattttaatttcaggGTAAAGTGTCAAAAGACAGAAGAGCCAGAGGTATAGTGCCATATTTACCTGATGTTGAGGACAGGGAGAAAATAAAAGCAGAATATGTTCAGAAAATGGGAGGAATAAAAGCAGAATATGTTCAGAAGATGGAAGGAAagcttaattaataaataataattacattataCATATCGTTGGTCAGCTAACAATACTGCTCAAGTTGGTGGTTCTGAGATTATAGCCATTGGAGGCAGTTTTTAGGTGTGCTACAATCCACCTATCAGATTCAAccatttcaattaattttgcagCTGCTATTCAAAAATCATTGTTACAGCATTAGTTCAGTacacagcagaaaataatgtacctgtagaatgagatttcagcatTGTGGAgtgctgtctctgtcactcaaaaccactatctctttgtAAAGGTACATGTTTTAAGATTAATAGAATATTAAGTGGTGTATTAGCGTTATATTTAAAAGATACAAATTGTGTGTAATTCAGTTTTACTCCATAGGGAGTATTAtggaaggtaggtatatttttgagtttgtatacaacagaattagccatttattgtattatgtaactaatatttaatttaatttattgattgCATTTTACTAAAGGCTGAAGTTGTATGAATTTAAATTACCACTTTATTGAAATGTAAGTTTTATACTgtgatacctatttattatttatacaataatGTAAATAGACTTGGTGGTTTTATGCAcaataaattacaattaatatatatattatattggcTAGTTTACTCTCTTCAACCCTcccaaaattcaaaattttctcttaggctgagatctatacatTGTTCTTTGACttcgctcagacttaagacattgTTAAAACTAGAGAGCGTTATTTCGCTtgcataaatctatctcgttttaattgAAACAAAAGCCTATCTATATCTAGTCACTGTTGAACAAAAATGGAGATAGTATTCAAAACTAATAAAACAACTAATTTctttcttaatattatattgtcacATGGTAGTGTTCAGCGATAAGCGATGACATGTCAGTCTGTGTAAAAGCGATTATCTAGCTAAGAGTATTACTAAGCTATCACAATCATAATCAAGGCAAATTGGGAAGAACATGTTCCAACATACAACCAATTAGTTACTAGACGTTAGAAGGATTTTACAATGGCACAGATTTGGATGTAactaaaagaaaaacaaatctTTTTCGCTGCATTTACTTCTTTCTACTCCAATAAGAAAGGGATGGGTTCAATTTTAATTGTAAAAACTGGAGTTTGACTCTGGACGTAGTAGTCCATTACAATTTCAAGTATGTATCTCTAACTAATATTTTCTTATTGAAGTAGAAAGTAAGATGcactacttattaattttaccaACTTAAAGTATGTGTGAAACTGCACTATAACAAATCATAATATATACGATTTAAGTAAGGAGTTTGAACTTGCCACactctttataaaaatattaaaatatctaaTATTTCTTCAGGGCAAACATGGCGCACGATGCGTCATCGTCGTGTAATATTATGTGACGCCAAACTAACGGCTTACAGTCACACTCACGCGTACCGCGTATTCGTTCCAGGGCAGAGTTATTGCGCTTAGTGCTTATCGTAGAGGCGCAAACACGCCCCAGTTGCAATTTCAGAGCGATCTAAAAGTTTGGCGGCACCTGTAAATTACACCAAGTCATCGCAGCCAACTTCAGAAATCTTTCCATAGAGCAACATACAGTAcccgacaggaaatattgtacatccctttctaaaggtcgatgtacaatattttctgccggctactgtatagtacgtaacaggtcgagatggcaatcggggtatcagAGCACTTCACCCGCGATCGccctcaccgggttagcgcggcggATGTGCAGGTCGTCCTcacccgatagccatctcgacctgtcgcgtactatacgttt harbors:
- the LOC117983616 gene encoding coiled-coil-helix-coiled-coil-helix domain-containing protein 7, whose protein sequence is MKQLKNTDAERLNPCLKEQEKSYQCLNKNGFDHEKCEPYFDNYNTCKKFWGKVSKDRRARGIVPYLPDVEDREKIKAEYVQKMGGIKAEYVQKMEGKLN